A stretch of Canis lupus baileyi chromosome 7, mCanLup2.hap1, whole genome shotgun sequence DNA encodes these proteins:
- the MRPS18B gene encoding small ribosomal subunit protein mS40, with the protein MAASALRSWLRPLPGLSPFRSAYGVQVPLQTLCTKGPPEEDSLPPVPISPYKNEPWKYLDSEEYQNRYSTRPVWADYRRNHKGGIPPQRTRKTCIRRDKVAGNPCPICRDHKLHVDFRNVKLLEQFVCAHTGVIFHAPYTGVCMKQHKKLTQAIQKARDHGLLSYHIPQVEPRDLDFSTSHGAVSATPPAPTLVSGDPWYPWYSWKQPPERELSRLRRLYQGHLREESGPPPESMPEVPLSSPTESSSTEESPQSAL; encoded by the exons ATGGCGGCCTCCGCATTGCGTTCGTGGCTGAGGCCCCTTCCTGGCCTTTCGCCCTTCAGAAGTGCCTACGGAGTTCAG GTTCCCCTCCAGACTCTTTGCACCAAAGGCCCCCCTGAGGAAGATTCTTTGCCCCCAGTTCCCATAAGTCCTTATAAGAATGAACCGTGGAAATATCTGGACTCAGAAG AATACCAGAATCGTTACAGTACTCGCCCTGTCTGGGCTGACTACCGTAGAAACCACAAAGGTGGAATACCCCCACAGCGGACTCGAAAGACATGTATT CGTAGAGATAAAGTTGCTGGGAATCCCTGCCCCATCTGCCGTGATCACAAGCTGCATGTCGACTTTAGG AACGTGAAGCTCCTGGAACAGTTTGTCTGCGCCCACACAGGTGTCATCTTCCATGCCCCATATACAG GGGTCTGTATGAAGCAACACAAGAAGTTGACCCAGGCCATCCAGAAAGCCAGAGATCATG GTCTCCTCAGTTACCACATTCCTCAGGTTGAACCTCGGGACCTTGATTTCAGTACCTCTCACGGAGCTGTGAGTGCTACTCCGCCAGCCCCCACCCTGGTTTCAGGTGACCCCTGGTATCCATGGTACAGTTGGAAACAGCCACCGGAGAGAGAGCTGTCCCGCCTTCGACGGCTCTATCAGGGCCATCTTCGAGAAGAGAGCGGTCCCCCACCTGAGTCAATGCCTGAAGTGCCCCTTAGCAGCCCAACCGAATCTTCCTCCACTGAGGAGAGCCCTCAGAGTGCTCTGTAG